A genomic stretch from Erigeron canadensis isolate Cc75 chromosome 9, C_canadensis_v1, whole genome shotgun sequence includes:
- the LOC122582157 gene encoding 60S ribosomal protein L29-2-like codes for MAKSKNHTAHNQSHKAHRNGIKKPRKHRHTSTKGMDPKFLRNQRYARKHNKQSGDSAAEE; via the exons ATGGCGAAATCAAAGAATCACACGGCGCATAACCAGTCACACAAGGCCCACAGGAATGGAATCAAGAAGCCCAGGAAACACAGACACACTTCCACCAAAGGC ATGGACCCCAAGTTCTTGAGGAATCAGAGGTATGCAAGGAAGCACAACAAGCAAAGTGGTGATTCTGCTGCCGAGGAATAG
- the LOC122581529 gene encoding serine/threonine-protein phosphatase 4 regulatory subunit 3-like, which yields MGAPEKLTASNNNSMQRVKVYRLNDDGKWDDQGTGHVTIAFLERSEELGLFVIDEEDNETLLLHHISSDDIYRKQEDTIISWRDSKYSSELALSFQETTGCTYIWDQICNAQRDHQIETLRNDTYNGANNELRELPAVELSTLPSILKVVVGSSVTDQLCVTELILHDHIFFRKLMDLFSVCEDLEDKDGLHMIYKIVRGIILLNSPQIFEKIFGDELIMDIIGCLEYNLEIPHVHHRNFLKEHVVFKEAIPIKDPLALSKIHQTYRIGYLKDVVLPRVLDDATVASLNSMIHSNNGMVVTLLKDDSTFIKELFARLKSPTTSPDSKRNLVFFLQEFCILSKSLQVVQQLRLFRDLVNEGIFGVITDILQSEDKKLILTGTDILIFSLSLDPTLLRSYISRQEGVRLFGLLVKGMLTDFGDDMHCQFLEIIRSLLDSFSLPGQRDGIVEIFYEKHLDQLISVITSSCLPNDASGVGLQSKHFNGIYASAKPEILLNICDLLCFCVLHHPYRIKSNFLLNGVLGKVLYLTRRREKYLVIAAVRFIRTLISHNDEHLASYIAKNDVFRPIIDAFTYNGSRYNLLNSVVLELFEHIRKENLKTLLTYVVETFWDQLVKFDCLPSIQSLKVRYDQSQEHASNQNVQVSKRHVEERVLEKDEEDYFNKDSDEEDSASASMPRTTRSRAQPGLSNGSDGSCPSLRPGGLVDYEDDEDDEDYKPPPKKQLEKSEDAEESIELRLKRKLLAAKEPKHIRKRQLGGKNPRIKESLFATLCSTLSHAVSPPLKSMSGTQTTHDTIHEENGSVSRSENSEHKSETSGEETISVSQPENHSQESRDEKGVTGL from the exons atgGGAGCACCAGAGAAGTTAACTGCTTCTAACAATAATTCTATGCAG AGAGTGAAGGTATATCGATTAAATGATGATGGGAAATGGGATGATCAAGGGACAGGGCACGTCACTATTGCCTTTCTAGAG AGGTCTGAAGAATTAGGCTTGTTTGTTATCGATGAAGAAGATAACGAGACATTGCTTTTGCATCATATTAGTTCAGATGATATATATCGGAAGCAagaag ATACAATAATTTCGTGGAGGGATTCTAAGTATTCAAGTGAATTAGCTCTTAGCTTTCAAGAGACTACAGGGTGTACGTACATATG GGATCAAATTTGCAACGCGCAGCGCGATCACCAGATTGAAACTCTCCGCA ATGATACATATAATGGGGCTAACAATGAGTTGAGGGAGTTGCCTGCAGTAGAGTTATCGACTCTTCCTTCCATACTTAAG gtTGTAGTTGGCAGTAGTGTTACCGATCAGTTGTGTGTAACAGAGCTCATACTGCATGAC CATATTTTTTTCCGGAAGCTGATGGATTTGTTTAGTGTATGTGAAGACTTGGAAGATAAGGACGGCCTTCACATGATATATAAAATTGTCAGAGGGATCA TTCTACTCAACAGTCCTCAGATATTTGAGAAAATATTTGGTGATGAGTTAATAATGGATATTATTGGATGTCTAGAAT ATAACCTGGAGATACCTCACGTCCATCATCGCAACTTCCTCAAAGAACATGTTGTTTTTAAGGAG GCCATACCAATTAAAGATCCACTAGCGTTATCAAAGATTCATCAGACATACAGAATCGGCTATCTTAAG GACGTTGTGTTGCCTAGGGTATTGGATGATGCCACAGTTGCGAGCCTTAATTCTATGATTCACTCGAATAATGGAATG GTTGTCACTTTATTGAAAGACGATAGCACTTTTATTAAGGAATTGTTTGCAAGGTTAAAATCTCCTACTACGTCTCCTGATTCCAAGAGAAACTTG GTATTTTTCTTGCAAGAGTTTTGTATCCTAAGCAAGAGCCTGCAGGTGGTCCAACAGCTGCGGCTATTCAG AGATCTAGTGAATGAAGGCATATTTGGTGTCATTACGGATATTTTGCAGAGCGAAGACAAGAAACTTATTTTGACTGG GACAGACATTCTCATTTTTTCCTTGAGCCTGGATCCAACTTTGTTACGTTCTTATATTAGTCGGCAGGAAGGTGTCCGGTTATTCGGGCTTCTG GTGAAAGGGATGCTTACAGATTTTGGGGATGATATGCATTGCCAGTTTCTTGAAATAATTCGAAGTCTGCTTGATTCTTTTTCTTTACCAGGACAG aGAGATGGCATTGTTGAAATCTTCTATGAGAAGCATTTGGATCAACTAATCAGCGTAATAACATCATCATGCCTTCCAAATGATGCTTCTGGTGTTGGTCTTCAATCCAAGCATTTTAATGGAATTTATGCAAGTGCAAAGCCTGAAATACTTTTAAACATATGTGATCTTCTATGCTTCTGCGTTCTGCACCATCCGTATAGAATAAA GTCCAACTTCTTGCTCAACGGTGTGTTAGGTAAAGTATTATATCTCACTCGTAGAAGGGAAAAGTATCTTGTTATTGCAGCTGTGCGGTTCATCCGAACGCTAATCTCTCACAAT GATGAACATCTTGCGAGTTATATTGCGAAGAACGATGTATTTAGACCAATTATTGATGCTTTTACTTATAATGGGAGTCGTTATAATTTGTTGAACTCCGTAGTTCTAGAGCTATTTGAGCATATCCGTAAG GAGAATTTGAAGACACTACTTACGTATGTAGTTGAAACCTTTTGGGACCAGTTGGTCAAATTTGACTGTTTACCTTCCATTCAATCTCTCAAAGTTAGGTATGATCAGAGTCAGGAGCATGCATCAAACCAAAATGTACAAGTTTCTAAAAGACATGTTGAAGAGCGTGTGTTGGAAAAGGACGAAGAGGATTATTTCAACAAGGATAG TGATGAAGAAGATTCTGCATCTGCATCAATGCCTCGCACCACCCGGTCACGTGCACAACCTGGTTTATCTAACGGTTCTGATGGCAGCTGTCCATCGTTaag GCCTGGTGGACTAGTTGATTATgaagatgatgaggatgatgaagaCTACAAACCACCGCCTAAGAAGCAGCTGGAAAAATCTGAAGACGCTGAAGAAAGTATAGAGttgagattaaaaagaaaacttttggCTGCAAAAGAACCTAAACATATTAGAAAGCGTCAGCTAGGTGGGAAAAACCCCAGAATAAAAGAAAGTTTATTTGCTACATTATGCTCGACTTTGAGTCATGCAGTATCGCCTCCTCTGAAATCAATGAGTGGTACACAGACCACGCATGATACGATCCATGAAGAGAATGGTTCTGTAAGCCGATCTGAAAATAGTGAACACAAGAGTGAAACGAGTGGGGAGGAAACCATATCTGTAAGCCAACCTGAGAATCATAGTCAAGAAAGTAGAGATGAAAAAGGGGTTACAGGTCTCTAG
- the LOC122582773 gene encoding bZIP transcription factor 53-like: MSSKGYLMVDDDQKKMKRKISNRESAKRSRMKKEQHIKDLNDQIFYLTKKRDEMATKMDGVMKDYVAIETNNMVLRSQKQELEKRLEYAKNVCEWHEVDGFLSLSSIDAVQEPWLRPSNSMSMIMSSVGNFQF, encoded by the coding sequence ATGTCATCAAAGGGTTATTTGATGGTGGATGATGATCAGAAGAAAATGAAGAGAAAGATATCGAACCGCGAATCAGCAAAGAGGTCTAGAATGAAGAAAGAACAACATATCAAGGATCTTAATGAccaaatcttttatctcacgaAAAAGAGAGACGAAATGGCTACGAAAATGGATGGAGTCATGAAAGACTATGTTGCCATAGAGACGAATAACATGGTTTTGCGATCACAAAAACAAGAGCTGGAGAAAAGACTCGAGTATGCCAAAAATGTTTGTGAGTGGCATGAAGTTGATGGTTTTTTGTCATTGTCATCAATTGATGCTGTTCAAGAACCATGGCTTAGGCCCTCTAATTCCATGTCAATGATCATGTCATCTGTTGGAAATTTCCAATTTTAA